A stretch of Helicobacter pylori oki112 DNA encodes these proteins:
- the flgD gene encoding flagellar hook assembly protein FlgD, whose amino-acid sequence MAIDLAEVTGAKAAQERKKEQPTIANGLDKNAFMKLFLEQLKNQDPTAPMETDKIITQTAQLTQVEMQEENKKTMQEVASAMKSNKETNESLKDFQGALKDTMENLNKGMDDSLKANNALREVTALNSVSMIGKIAETDVSGANFDGNNKLSFSLFFDEKIDASKGVPAIQILNENNELVKTISLKDYNGQKGYINFEWDGTNEKGEKVPKGNYKIKAEYNLDSQSKQYLQTRIGRGEVESVIFDKGKPMLRMGEMILPIDSAIEFYKPDQKPLEQKPIDQKLSKQKPLEQKLSDQKPLDQKTIDQKPLEQKLSDQKPLDQKPQTPPKETA is encoded by the coding sequence ATGGCCATTGATTTAGCAGAAGTTACAGGGGCTAAAGCCGCGCAAGAAAGGAAAAAAGAACAGCCCACCATCGCTAATGGGTTGGATAAAAACGCTTTCATGAAACTCTTTTTAGAGCAATTGAAAAATCAAGACCCCACCGCTCCTATGGAAACGGATAAAATCATCACCCAAACCGCGCAGCTCACGCAAGTGGAAATGCAAGAAGAAAACAAAAAGACCATGCAAGAAGTCGCAAGTGCGATGAAATCCAATAAAGAAACTAACGAGTCTTTAAAAGACTTTCAAGGCGCTTTAAAAGACACCATGGAAAACTTGAATAAGGGCATGGACGATAGCTTGAAAGCGAATAACGCTTTAAGGGAAGTAACAGCGCTTAATTCTGTGAGCATGATAGGCAAAATCGCTGAAACCGATGTGAGCGGGGCGAATTTTGATGGCAATAACAAGCTTTCTTTTTCGCTCTTTTTTGATGAAAAAATTGACGCTTCTAAAGGAGTGCCAGCGATTCAAATCTTAAATGAAAACAATGAGTTAGTCAAAACGATTTCTTTAAAAGATTATAACGGGCAAAAGGGGTATATCAATTTTGAATGGGATGGCACAAACGAAAAGGGCGAAAAAGTCCCTAAAGGCAATTACAAGATCAAGGCTGAATACAATTTAGACTCTCAAAGCAAGCAGTATTTGCAAACGCGCATTGGTAGGGGCGAAGTGGAGAGCGTGATTTTTGATAAAGGCAAGCCCATGCTAAGAATGGGCGAAATGATTTTACCCATAGACAGCGCGATAGAGTTTTACAAACCGGATCAAAAACCGCTTGAACAGAAACCGATTGATCAAAAACTCTCTAAACAAAAACCGCTTGAACAGAAACTCTCTGATCAAAAACCGCTTGATCAAAAAACCATTGATCAAAAACCGCTTGAACAGAAACTCTCTGATCAAAAACCCCTTGATCAAAAACCCCAAACCCCCCCTAAAGAGACAGCATGA
- a CDS encoding flagellar hook protein FlgE, with protein sequence MNDTLLNAYSGIKTHQFGIDSLSNNIANVNTLGYRSNDPEFKTLFSSHLDALNAKSVVANDRNYGVTGSGNVLSNKDGEYMPSEGEFHMAYQGKGWFVIGPNKNGEMTINKDGFSKKQDNFLTRAGNFARDADGYLVTPEGYYVYGIDLKKIKDGTLNSTARDEDIEKLHGNTLSPLQIPQDLTYQPVLSTKVGISVNLNPKDHLKGVQDFFLNDKGEIIKERFLNQDINALANDDNEPIDAITNRKLNISIQKENGKKEDFVFTYGDAEKGENQFKTLGDLQKLLKEKTGLDLNLIKSEKDAKSPPLLLEIANPSETPITFSLSGGIADKLGLNADGMELKKGISRDSVAIKIPYYSTEVDIYDKAGDKYLLQSEYYMTNSNDPTSSPTSKRKNQTWEVKSYIADPKNKTPINDPTWEIVGFDSATHKMKSAPMTLDFKGNKLTYSLDKSENHDSSDLSYQDSKLLEASQDGKPRGIFRDMRIEENGVISLAFSNGVVEPVARIGILAFTNDQGLRKIGGNLYEMQGGTINGENRPLSGNPILGWDEEGKLKFGKIRHKYLETSNVNAGNALTNLILMQRGYSMNARAFGAGDDMIKEAISLKK encoded by the coding sequence ATGAACGACACCTTATTAAACGCTTATAGCGGGATTAAGACCCACCAGTTTGGTATTGACAGCCTTTCAAATAATATCGCCAATGTCAATACTTTAGGCTATCGCTCTAATGATCCGGAGTTTAAGACCTTGTTTTCTTCGCATTTAGACGCTTTGAACGCCAAATCCGTTGTGGCTAATGACCGAAATTACGGCGTTACAGGCTCAGGCAATGTCCTTTCTAATAAAGACGGGGAATACATGCCAAGCGAGGGGGAATTTCATATGGCGTATCAAGGCAAGGGCTGGTTTGTGATAGGGCCCAATAAAAACGGAGAGATGACCATTAATAAAGACGGCTTTAGCAAAAAACAGGATAATTTTCTCACGCGCGCCGGTAATTTCGCACGAGACGCTGATGGCTATTTAGTAACCCCTGAGGGCTATTATGTTTATGGGATTGATTTGAAAAAAATCAAAGACGGCACGCTCAATTCCACCGCTAGAGATGAAGATATTGAAAAATTGCATGGCAACACCCTTTCGCCCTTACAAATCCCCCAAGATTTGACTTACCAGCCCGTGCTTAGCACGAAAGTGGGTATTAGCGTGAATTTAAACCCTAAAGACCATTTAAAAGGCGTGCAAGATTTTTTCTTAAACGATAAGGGCGAAATCATTAAAGAGCGTTTTTTAAACCAGGATATTAACGCTTTGGCGAATGACGATAACGAGCCCATAGACGCGATCACTAATCGTAAATTAAACATCAGTATCCAAAAAGAAAATGGCAAAAAAGAGGATTTTGTTTTCACTTACGGGGACGCTGAAAAAGGCGAAAACCAGTTCAAAACTTTAGGCGATTTGCAAAAACTCCTTAAAGAAAAAACCGGGCTAGACTTAAACCTCATCAAAAGCGAAAAAGACGCCAAAAGCCCCCCCCTTTTATTAGAGATCGCTAATCCCAGCGAAACGCCTATCACCTTTAGCTTGAGTGGGGGCATTGCGGATAAATTGGGCTTGAACGCGGACGGAATGGAACTAAAAAAGGGCATTAGCAGGGATTCAGTAGCAATTAAAATCCCTTATTACAGCACAGAAGTGGATATTTATGATAAAGCCGGGGATAAATACTTGCTCCAGAGCGAATATTACATGACCAATTCCAACGATCCCACATCAAGCCCCACGAGTAAAAGGAAAAACCAAACTTGGGAAGTGAAAAGCTACATCGCAGATCCCAAAAACAAAACCCCTATCAATGATCCTACTTGGGAAATTGTCGGCTTTGATTCAGCCACGCATAAAATGAAATCCGCTCCCATGACTTTGGATTTTAAGGGCAATAAGCTCACCTACTCTTTAGACAAGAGCGAAAACCATGATTCTAGCGATTTGTCTTATCAAGATTCTAAACTCTTAGAAGCGAGTCAAGACGGCAAGCCTAGGGGCATTTTTAGAGACATGCGCATTGAAGAAAATGGCGTGATTTCTCTGGCCTTTAGTAATGGGGTGGTAGAGCCGGTCGCTCGCATCGGTATTTTAGCTTTCACTAACGATCAAGGCCTAAGGAAAATCGGCGGTAACCTCTATGAAATGCAAGGAGGCACCATTAATGGCGAAAACAGACCCCTAAGCGGTAACCCCATTTTAGGGTGGGACGAAGAGGGCAAGCTCAAGTTTGGGAAAATCAGGCATAAATATTTAGAAACGAGCAATGTGAATGCCGGGAACGCCCTAACCAATCTCATTTTAATGCAAAGAGGCTATTCTATGAACGCTAGAGCCTTTGGCGCGGGCGATGACATGATCAAAGAAGCCATTAGCTTGAAAAAATAA
- a CDS encoding class I SAM-dependent methyltransferase produces MEGFLYQSDIKTLGQVFTPKKIVDFMLTLKHNQGSVLEPSAGDGSFLKRLKKAVGIEIDPKICPKNALCMDFFDYPLENQFDTIIGNPPYVKHKDIAPSTKEKLHYSLFDERSNLYLFFIEKAIRHLKPQGELIFITPRDFLKSTSSVKLNEWIYKEGTITHFFELGDQKVFPNAMPNCVIFRFCKGNFSRITNDGLQFVCKKGILYFLNQSYTQKLSEVFKVKVGAVSGCDKIFKNEKYGNLEFVTSITKRTNVLEKMVFVNEPNDYLLQHKDSLMQRKIKKFNEANWYQWGRMHHISPKKRIYVNTKTRQKNPFFIHQCPNYDGSILALFPYNQNLDLQNLCDKLNAINWQELGFVCDGRFLFSQRSLENALLPKDFFN; encoded by the coding sequence TTGGAGGGTTTTTTGTATCAATCAGACATTAAAACTTTAGGGCAGGTTTTCACCCCTAAAAAGATAGTGGATTTCATGCTCACTCTCAAACACAATCAAGGGAGTGTTTTAGAGCCAAGCGCGGGCGATGGGAGTTTTTTAAAGCGCTTAAAAAAGGCTGTAGGGATTGAAATCGATCCTAAAATCTGCCCTAAAAATGCCCTTTGCATGGACTTTTTTGACTACCCTTTAGAAAATCAATTTGACACCATTATTGGTAACCCCCCCTATGTCAAGCACAAGGATATTGCACCAAGCACGAAAGAAAAACTCCATTACAGCCTTTTTGATGAAAGGAGCAATCTATACTTGTTTTTCATAGAAAAAGCGATCAGGCATTTAAAGCCTCAAGGCGAATTGATTTTCATCACCCCAAGGGATTTTTTAAAATCCACTTCTAGCGTGAAATTAAACGAATGGATTTACAAAGAAGGCACGATAACGCATTTTTTTGAATTAGGCGATCAAAAGGTTTTCCCAAACGCCATGCCTAATTGCGTGATTTTTCGTTTTTGTAAGGGTAATTTCAGTAGAATCACCAACGATGGTTTGCAATTTGTGTGCAAAAAAGGCATTTTGTATTTCCTCAACCAATCTTACACGCAAAAATTAAGCGAGGTTTTTAAGGTTAAAGTGGGGGCAGTGAGCGGGTGCGATAAGATTTTTAAAAATGAAAAATACGGGAATTTAGAATTTGTCACCTCAATCACGAAAAGAACCAATGTTTTAGAAAAAATGGTTTTTGTCAATGAGCCTAATGATTATTTACTCCAGCATAAAGATAGCTTGATGCAAAGAAAGATTAAAAAATTCAATGAAGCCAACTGGTATCAATGGGGGAGGATGCATCACATATCCCCTAAAAAACGCATTTATGTCAACACCAAAACGCGCCAAAAAAACCCCTTTTTCATCCACCAATGCCCTAATTATGACGGCTCTATTTTAGCACTATTCCCTTATAACCAAAACCTAGATTTACAAAACCTCTGCGACAAACTCAACGCTATCAACTGGCAAGAATTAGGCTTTGTGTGCGATGGGCGTTTTTTGTTTTCGCAACGCTCTTTAGAAAACGCTCTTTTGCCTAAAGACTTTTTCAATTAG
- a CDS encoding ATP-dependent helicase — protein MLETLRLNPEQLKAAKALKGYNLVIASAGTGKTSTIVGRILYLLDNGIRPEEILLLTFTNKASNEMIARVAKYFKSSSKIEAGTFHAVAYRYLKEHYPNLSLKQPKELKKLLESIVDTKNALTDDDKKPYTSQHLYALYSLYTNALKQEDFSAWLSHKNPEHTPYAAFYENILDEFENTKKKHNYIDYNDLLLLFKQAMLERPSPYKEVLCDEFQDTNPLQESILDAINPPSLFCVGDYDQSIYAFNGADISIISNFTQKYKNAQVFTLTKNYRSSKEILDLANQVIQHNERIYPKNLEVVKSGHFNKPALLNYNDNIAQCQDIAKRIVMRKNFKEVAVIFRNNASADQLEAALRSHNVPSKRKGSASFFESKEVALALDICALIFNPKDIMAAIHVLSYISDIGSNTAKDIHEALMLLGNGDLKSALIQPNKEAKIYTKKKEITSMGLFEEIFALENSSRFNSVINKAFHSHPVLMHPKISLNGAKMLSDFFILYTKAPTHSPSTLIKHILESAFFQTFKTRLLKERSKNKDGSYNEFKKLQAQKRFNEKMDLLSSLAKNYQNLGRFLNGTLIGSSEATQGEGVNLLSVHASKGLEFKDVYIIDLMEGRFPNHKLMNTGGGIEEERRLFYVAITRAKENLWLSYAKNELRENAKPKEHKPSVFLYEAGLLKPDLK, from the coding sequence TTGTTAGAAACTTTGCGATTAAACCCTGAGCAGCTCAAAGCGGCCAAGGCTTTGAAAGGGTATAATTTAGTGATTGCTAGCGCTGGCACAGGAAAGACTTCTACGATTGTGGGGCGCATTTTATACCTGCTTGATAACGGCATTAGGCCTGAAGAAATCTTGCTTTTGACTTTCACCAATAAAGCGAGTAATGAAATGATTGCCAGGGTGGCTAAATATTTTAAATCAAGCTCCAAAATTGAAGCGGGCACTTTCCATGCGGTGGCGTATCGCTATTTAAAAGAGCATTACCCCAATTTAAGCCTGAAGCAACCTAAAGAATTAAAAAAACTTTTAGAAAGCATTGTGGATACCAAAAACGCGCTAACAGATGACGATAAAAAGCCCTACACTTCACAGCATCTCTACGCCCTCTATTCTCTTTATACCAACGCTCTAAAACAAGAAGATTTTAGCGCATGGCTTTCTCATAAAAACCCTGAACACACGCCATACGCCGCCTTTTATGAAAACATTTTAGACGAATTTGAAAACACCAAAAAAAAGCATAATTATATTGACTATAACGACTTACTGCTGCTATTTAAACAAGCGATGCTAGAAAGACCTAGCCCTTATAAAGAAGTGCTTTGCGATGAGTTTCAAGACACTAACCCCTTACAAGAATCCATTTTAGACGCTATCAACCCTCCCAGTTTGTTTTGCGTGGGCGATTACGATCAGAGCATTTACGCTTTTAATGGGGCGGATATTTCTATCATTTCTAATTTCACTCAAAAATACAAAAACGCCCAGGTTTTCACGCTCACCAAAAACTACCGCTCTTCTAAAGAGATTTTAGATCTCGCTAACCAAGTGATACAGCATAATGAGCGCATTTACCCTAAAAATTTAGAAGTGGTGAAATCAGGGCATTTCAATAAACCTGCGCTTTTAAATTACAACGACAATATCGCGCAATGCCAAGACATCGCTAAACGCATTGTCATGCGAAAGAATTTTAAAGAAGTGGCAGTGATTTTTAGGAATAACGCGAGCGCGGATCAATTAGAAGCCGCTTTAAGATCCCACAATGTGCCTAGCAAAAGAAAAGGGAGCGCGAGCTTTTTTGAATCCAAAGAAGTAGCGTTAGCGTTAGACATTTGCGCGCTCATCTTTAACCCTAAAGACATTATGGCAGCAATCCATGTTTTAAGCTATATCAGCGATATTGGCTCTAACACCGCTAAAGACATTCATGAGGCCTTAATGCTTTTAGGCAATGGCGATCTCAAATCGGCTTTAATTCAGCCTAATAAAGAAGCTAAAATTTACACGAAGAAAAAAGAAATCACCTCTATGGGGCTTTTTGAAGAAATTTTTGCCCTAGAAAACAGCTCAAGGTTTAATAGCGTGATAAATAAAGCGTTTCATTCGCACCCGGTGTTGATGCACCCTAAAATCTCACTCAATGGGGCTAAAATGCTTAGCGATTTTTTCATTCTTTATACCAAAGCCCCCACTCATTCCCCTAGCACTTTAATCAAACACATTCTAGAAAGCGCGTTTTTTCAAACCTTTAAAACACGCCTTTTAAAAGAACGCTCCAAAAATAAGGACGGCTCTTATAACGAATTTAAAAAACTCCAAGCGCAAAAACGCTTCAATGAAAAAATGGACTTGCTGAGTTCTTTGGCGAAAAATTACCAAAATTTAGGGCGTTTTTTAAATGGCACTTTAATAGGCTCTAGTGAAGCCACGCAAGGCGAGGGCGTGAATCTATTGAGCGTGCATGCTTCTAAAGGCTTAGAATTTAAAGATGTTTATATTATAGATTTAATGGAGGGCCGTTTCCCTAACCACAAGCTCATGAATACCGGTGGGGGCATTGAAGAAGAGCGGCGGCTTTTTTATGTCGCTATCACAAGGGCTAAGGAAAATTTATGGCTTTCTTATGCGAAAAACGAATTGAGAGAAAACGCCAAACCTAAAGAGCATAAGCCCTCGGTATTTTTGTATGAAGCGGGGCTTTTGAAACCTGATTTAAAATAA
- the alpA gene encoding Hop family adhesin AlpA, which translates to MIKKNRTLFLSLALCASISYAEDDGGFFTVGYQLGQVMQDVQNPGGTKRDELARELNADVTNNILNNNTGGNVAGALSNAFSQYLYSLLGAYPEKLNGNDVSANALLGGAVGSGTCAAAGTAGGNSLNTQSACTAAGYYWLPSLSDRVLSTIGSQTNYGTNTNFPNMQQQLTYLNAANVFFNAMNKALEAKNGASGASGATGQNGQTYSQQAIQYLQGQQNILNNAANLLKQDELLLEAFNSAVAANIGNKEFNSAVFTGLVQGIIDQSQSVYNELNKNPISGSAVNSTGINSNQANAVQGRANQLSNALYNAQVTLDKINALNNQVRSMPYLPQFRAGNSRATNILNGFYTKVGYKQFFGKKRNIGLRYYGFFSYNGASVGFRSTQNNVGLYTYGVGTDVLYNIFSRSYQNRSVDMGFFSGIQLAGETFQSTLRDDPNVKLHGKVNNTHFQFLFDFGMRMNFGKLDGKSNRHNQHTVEFGVVVPTIYNTYYKSAGTTVKYFRPYSVYWSYGYSF; encoded by the coding sequence ATGATAAAGAAAAATAGAACGCTGTTTCTTAGTCTAGCCCTTTGCGCTAGCATAAGTTATGCCGAAGATGATGGAGGGTTTTTCACCGTCGGTTATCAGCTCGGGCAAGTCATGCAAGATGTCCAAAACCCAGGCGGCACTAAAAGAGATGAACTCGCAAGAGAGCTTAACGCTGATGTAACGAACAACATTTTAAACAACAACACCGGAGGCAATGTCGCAGGGGCGTTGAGTAACGCTTTCTCCCAATACCTTTATTCGCTTTTAGGGGCGTATCCAGAGAAACTCAATGGTAACGATGTGTCTGCGAACGCTCTTTTAGGGGGTGCGGTGGGCAGTGGGACTTGTGCGGCTGCAGGGACGGCTGGTGGCAACTCTCTTAACACCCAAAGCGCTTGCACCGCTGCGGGCTATTACTGGCTCCCTAGCCTTTCTGATAGGGTTTTAAGCACGATCGGCAGCCAGACTAACTACGGCACGAACACCAATTTCCCCAACATGCAACAACAGCTCACCTACTTGAATGCGGCGAATGTGTTTTTTAATGCGATGAATAAGGCTTTAGAGGCCAAAAATGGAGCTAGTGGAGCTAGTGGTGCGACTGGTCAAAATGGTCAAACTTACTCCCAACAAGCTATTCAATACCTTCAAGGCCAACAAAATATTCTCAATAACGCAGCCAACTTGCTCAAGCAAGATGAATTGCTCCTAGAAGCTTTCAACTCTGCCGTAGCCGCCAACATTGGGAATAAGGAATTCAATTCAGCCGTTTTTACAGGTTTGGTGCAAGGCATTATTGATCAATCCCAATCGGTTTATAACGAACTCAATAAAAACCCCATTAGCGGGAGTGCGGTTAATAGCACTGGGATAAATAGCAACCAAGCTAACGCTGTGCAAGGGCGCGCTAATCAGCTCTCTAACGCTCTTTATAACGCGCAAGTAACTTTGGATAAAATCAATGCGCTCAATAATCAAGTCAGAAGCATGCCTTACTTGCCCCAATTCAGAGCCGGGAACAGCCGTGCGACGAATATTTTAAACGGGTTTTACACTAAAGTGGGTTATAAGCAATTCTTCGGGAAGAAAAGGAATATCGGTTTGCGCTATTATGGTTTCTTTTCTTATAACGGAGCGAGCGTGGGCTTTAGATCCACTCAAAATAATGTAGGGTTATACACTTATGGGGTGGGGACTGATGTGTTGTATAACATCTTTAGTCGCTCCTATCAAAACCGCTCTGTGGATATGGGCTTTTTTAGCGGTATCCAATTAGCCGGTGAGACCTTCCAATCCACGCTCAGAGATGACCCCAATGTGAAATTGCATGGGAAAGTCAATAACACGCACTTCCAGTTCCTCTTTGACTTCGGTATGCGGATGAACTTCGGTAAGTTGGATGGGAAATCCAACCGCCACAACCAGCACACGGTGGAATTTGGCGTCGTGGTGCCTACGATTTATAACACTTATTACAAATCAGCAGGGACTACCGTGAAGTATTTCCGTCCTTATAGCGTTTATTGGTCTTATGGGTATTCATTCTAA
- the alpB gene encoding Hop family adhesin AlpB, which translates to MKQNLKPFKMIKENLMTQSQKVRFLAPLSLALSLSFNQVGAEEDGGFMTFGYELGQVVQQVKNPGKIKAEELAGLLNSNTTNNTNINIAGTGGNVAGTLGNLFMNQLGNLIDLYPTLNTSSIHQCGATTSGSGGATTAAATSSSSCFQGNLSLYNEMVSSIKTLSQDLKNNIFQGNNNTTSANLSNQLSELNTASVYLTYMNSFLNANNQAGGIFQNNTNQAYGNGVTAQQIAYVLKQASITMGPSGNGGVAGAFLDAALAQHVFNSANAGNDLSAKEFTSLVQNIVDTSQNALTLANNANISNSTGYQVSYGGNIDQARSTQLLNNTTNTLAKVTALNNELKANPWLGNFAAGNSSQVNAFNGFITKIGYKQFFGENKNVGLRYYGFFSYNGAGVGNGPTYNQVNLLTYGVGTDVLYNVFSRSFGSRSLNAGFFGGIQLAGDTYISTLRNSPQLASRPTATKFQFLFDVGLRMNFGILKKDLKSHNQHSIEIGVQIPTIYNTYYKAGGAEVKYFRPYSVYWVYGYAF; encoded by the coding sequence ATGAAACAAAATTTAAAGCCATTCAAAATGATTAAGGAAAATTTAATGACACAATCTCAAAAAGTAAGATTCTTAGCCCCTTTAAGCCTAGCGTTAAGCTTGAGCTTCAATCAAGTGGGCGCTGAAGAAGATGGGGGCTTTATGACCTTTGGGTATGAATTAGGTCAGGTAGTCCAGCAAGTGAAAAACCCGGGTAAAATCAAAGCCGAAGAATTAGCCGGCTTGTTAAACTCTAACACGACAAACAACACCAATATCAATATTGCAGGCACAGGAGGCAATGTCGCCGGGACTTTAGGCAACCTCTTTATGAACCAATTAGGCAATTTGATTGATTTGTATCCGACTTTGAACACTAGTAGCATTCATCAATGTGGTGCTACTACTAGTGGTAGTGGTGGTGCAACTACTGCTGCTGCTACTAGTAGTTCTTCTTGTTTCCAAGGTAACCTGAGTCTTTATAACGAAATGGTTAGCTCTATCAAAACTTTGAGTCAAGATCTCAAAAACAATATCTTTCAAGGCAACAACAACACCACGAGTGCGAACCTCTCCAATCAGCTCAGTGAGCTTAACACCGCTAGCGTTTATTTGACTTACATGAACTCATTCTTAAACGCCAATAACCAAGCAGGTGGGATTTTTCAAAACAACACTAATCAAGCTTATGGAAATGGTGTTACCGCCCAACAAATCGCTTATGTCCTAAAGCAAGCTTCAATCACTATGGGGCCAAGCGGTAATGGTGGGGTTGCCGGTGCGTTTTTGGACGCCGCTTTAGCGCAACATGTTTTCAACTCTGCTAACGCTGGGAATGATTTGAGCGCTAAGGAATTTACTAGCTTGGTGCAAAATATCGTTGATACTTCTCAAAACGCTTTAACGCTGGCCAACAACGCTAACATCAGCAATTCAACAGGCTATCAAGTGAGCTATGGCGGGAATATTGATCAAGCGCGCTCTACCCAACTATTAAACAACACCACAAACACTTTGGCTAAAGTTACCGCTTTGAATAACGAGCTTAAAGCTAACCCATGGCTTGGGAATTTTGCTGCCGGTAACAGCTCTCAAGTGAATGCGTTTAACGGGTTTATCACTAAAATCGGTTATAAGCAATTCTTTGGAGAAAACAAGAATGTGGGCTTACGCTACTACGGCTTCTTCAGCTATAACGGTGCGGGCGTGGGTAATGGTCCTACTTACAATCAAGTCAATTTGCTCACTTATGGGGTGGGGACTGATGTGCTTTACAATGTGTTTAGCCGCTCTTTTGGTAGCCGAAGTCTTAATGCGGGCTTCTTTGGGGGGATCCAACTCGCAGGGGATACTTACATCAGCACGCTAAGAAATAGCCCTCAGCTTGCGAGCAGACCCACAGCGACAAAATTCCAATTCTTGTTTGATGTGGGGTTACGCATGAACTTTGGTATCTTGAAAAAAGACTTGAAAAGCCATAACCAGCATTCTATAGAAATCGGTGTGCAAATCCCTACGATTTACAACACTTATTATAAAGCTGGCGGCGCTGAAGTGAAATACTTCCGCCCTTATAGCGTGTATTGGGTCTATGGCTACGCCTTCTAA
- the hofG gene encoding outer membrane beta-barrel protein HofG, giving the protein MRQEKYFLTSSLSLLSFLLCPAEAFDYRFSGRVENFSKIGFNNSQINTKKGIYPTESFIDIVTLAQVKVNLLPKGTENHRLSFSLGGAIAAIPYDKTKNDINQANGKIFGSIVENFIGGYHGYFFNKYLGPAYAGTSQSASYHARPYVVDTAFLRYDYKDVFGFKAGRYEANIDFMSGSNQGWEVYYQPYKTETQRLRFWWWSSFGRGLAFNSWIYEFFATVPYLKKGGNPNNSNDFINYGWHGITTTYSYKGLDAQFFYYFAPKTYNAPGFKLVYDTNRNFENVGFRSQSMIMTTFPLYYRGWYNPETKTYSLEDSTPHGSLLGRNGVTLNIRQVFWWDNFNWSIGFYNTFGNSDAFLGSHTMPRGNNTSYISNEISVTTRHAGMIGYDFWDNTAYDGLADAITNANTFTFYTSVGGIHKRFAWHVFGRISHANKNALGQLGRANEYSLQFNASYAFTESVFLNFRITYYGARINKGYQVGYFGAPKFNNPDGDFSANYQDRSYMMTNLTLKF; this is encoded by the coding sequence GTGAGGCAAGAAAAATATTTTTTGACTTCTTCTTTATCGCTTTTATCGTTTTTGTTATGTCCTGCAGAAGCTTTTGATTATCGGTTTAGCGGTCGTGTGGAGAATTTTTCTAAGATTGGCTTTAACAATTCTCAAATCAATACTAAAAAAGGGATTTATCCTACTGAAAGTTTTATAGATATTGTAACTTTAGCGCAAGTCAAAGTCAATTTACTCCCTAAAGGCACCGAAAACCATAGGCTCTCTTTCTCTTTGGGTGGGGCGATTGCAGCCATTCCTTATGATAAGACTAAGAATGATATTAACCAAGCTAACGGGAAGATTTTTGGCTCAATTGTAGAGAATTTCATTGGGGGCTATCATGGATACTTTTTTAATAAATATCTTGGTCCTGCTTATGCGGGGACTTCTCAATCAGCGAGCTACCATGCAAGGCCTTATGTGGTGGATACCGCTTTTTTACGATACGATTACAAAGATGTTTTTGGGTTTAAGGCGGGGCGTTATGAAGCGAATATTGATTTTATGAGCGGTTCCAATCAAGGGTGGGAAGTGTATTATCAGCCCTATAAGACTGAAACGCAAAGGTTAAGATTTTGGTGGTGGAGTTCTTTTGGGAGAGGTTTAGCGTTCAACTCTTGGATTTATGAGTTTTTTGCGACAGTGCCTTATTTGAAAAAGGGAGGCAATCCTAATAACAGCAACGATTTCATCAATTACGGTTGGCATGGGATCACCACGACCTATTCTTATAAAGGTTTAGACGCTCAATTTTTTTATTATTTTGCACCTAAAACTTATAACGCTCCTGGTTTTAAGCTAGTCTATGACACGAATAGGAATTTTGAAAATGTAGGCTTTCGCTCTCAAAGCATGATCATGACAACCTTTCCTTTATACTATAGGGGGTGGTATAACCCAGAGACAAAAACTTATAGTTTAGAAGACAGCACGCCTCATGGCTCGTTGTTGGGGAGGAATGGCGTTACTTTAAATATCCGCCAGGTTTTTTGGTGGGATAATTTCAACTGGTCCATTGGCTTTTATAACACCTTTGGCAATTCAGACGCTTTTTTAGGCTCTCACACGATGCCAAGGGGTAATAACACTTCCTATATCAGTAATGAAATCTCCGTAACGACTAGGCATGCTGGAATGATTGGCTATGATTTTTGGGATAATACGGCTTATGATGGGCTGGCTGATGCGATCACTAACGCTAACACTTTCACTTTTTACACTTCTGTTGGAGGGATCCATAAGCGTTTTGCATGGCATGTTTTTGGGCGCATCTCTCATGCGAATAAAAATGCGTTAGGGCAGTTGGGGAGGGCTAATGAATACTCCTTGCAATTCAATGCGAGCTATGCGTTCACTGAATCAGTCTTTCTTAACTTTAGGATCACTTATTATGGGGCTAGGATCAATAAAGGCTATCAAGTAGGGTATTTTGGAGCGCCCAAATTCAATAACCCCGATGGCGATTTTAGCGCTAATTACCAAGACAGAAGTTACATGATGACCAACCTCACGCTGAAGTTTTGA